In a single window of the Dreissena polymorpha isolate Duluth1 chromosome 3, UMN_Dpol_1.0, whole genome shotgun sequence genome:
- the LOC127873718 gene encoding uncharacterized protein LOC127873718 isoform X1: MKRCMCAALCLQFAYVLSAPTQAPSTELESNNVEQELVNHFRSAADDTANNGHPAGDSKSSDESMDEDSWYDITVGDVIFDVLLTLRQHPEIVKELIASEKEKIAEQIDTYNNFRDKVVNPSEFEETAEQLNTAPKRVEKKAGREGMPVNSAELGGLENKSADDLTADGLTSEDSDARDTHESDEWRGVMGDITEGGQDDPMFNYEKENNVLNYANQPNTDFGTSGYPFNTAFPFLKPGSTGDSFADDNGSDSDDTHPPHADDTPTSTAEDKTDEDDSAELHEHPLPLGPVRPYQDEDIVKM; this comes from the exons ATGAAGCGGTGCATGTGCGCGGCTCTATGTCTCCAGTTCGCATACG TCCTGTCAGCTCCAACGCAAGCGCCGAGCACTGAACTTGAG AGTAACAACGTCGAACAAGAGCTTGTCAACCATTTCCGATCCGCGGCAGACGACACTGCTAACAATGGTCACCCTGCAGGAGATTCAAAAAGCTCAGACGAATCGATGGACGAAGACAGTTGGTATGACATAACAGTTGGTGACGTCATATTTGACGTTCTTCTGACACTACGCCAACACCCGGAAATTGTCAAAGAATTGATAGCAA gTGAGAAAGAGAAAATAGCCGAGCAAATAGATACGTACAACAACTTCCGAGATAAAGTTGTTAACCCGTCTGAGTTTGAAGAAACTGCGGAACAATTGAACACT GCTCCTAAAAGAGTCGAGAAAAAGGCAGGTCGTGAAGGAATGCCTGTAAACTCCG CTGAATTGGGAGGCTTAGAGAATAAGAGTGCAGACGACCTTACAGCAGATGGGTTAACGAGCGAAGATTCTGATGCTCGTGATACTCATGAATCGGACGAATGGCGAGGAGTAATGGGTGACATCACAG AAGGCGGTCAGGACGATCCAATGTTTAATTACGAGAAGGAAAACAACGTATTGAACTATGCCAATCAACCG AATACAGATTTTGGAACATCCGGGTATCCATTCAATACGGCGTTTCCGTTCTTGAAGCCTGGATCCACGGGAGATTCGTTTGCAGACGACAATGGTTCGGACTCTGATGACACCCATCCGCCACATGCAGACGACACACCAACAAGCACAGCAGAAGACAAAACTGATGAG GACGATTCTGCCGAGCTACATGAACACCCGCTACCACTTGGGCCAGTACGTCCCTACCAAGATGAGGACATTGTGAAGATGTAA
- the LOC127873718 gene encoding uncharacterized protein LOC127873718 isoform X2 — MKRCMCAALCLQFAYVLSAPTQAPSTELESNNVEQELVNHFRSAADDTANNGHPAGDSKSSDESMDEDSWYDITVGDVIFDVLLTLRQHPEIVKELIASEKEKIAEQIDTYNNFRDKVVNPSEFEETAEQLNTAPKRVEKKAGREGMPVNSAELGGLENKSADDLTADGLTSEDSDARDTHESDEWRGVMGDITGGQDDPMFNYEKENNVLNYANQPNTDFGTSGYPFNTAFPFLKPGSTGDSFADDNGSDSDDTHPPHADDTPTSTAEDKTDEDDSAELHEHPLPLGPVRPYQDEDIVKM, encoded by the exons ATGAAGCGGTGCATGTGCGCGGCTCTATGTCTCCAGTTCGCATACG TCCTGTCAGCTCCAACGCAAGCGCCGAGCACTGAACTTGAG AGTAACAACGTCGAACAAGAGCTTGTCAACCATTTCCGATCCGCGGCAGACGACACTGCTAACAATGGTCACCCTGCAGGAGATTCAAAAAGCTCAGACGAATCGATGGACGAAGACAGTTGGTATGACATAACAGTTGGTGACGTCATATTTGACGTTCTTCTGACACTACGCCAACACCCGGAAATTGTCAAAGAATTGATAGCAA gTGAGAAAGAGAAAATAGCCGAGCAAATAGATACGTACAACAACTTCCGAGATAAAGTTGTTAACCCGTCTGAGTTTGAAGAAACTGCGGAACAATTGAACACT GCTCCTAAAAGAGTCGAGAAAAAGGCAGGTCGTGAAGGAATGCCTGTAAACTCCG CTGAATTGGGAGGCTTAGAGAATAAGAGTGCAGACGACCTTACAGCAGATGGGTTAACGAGCGAAGATTCTGATGCTCGTGATACTCATGAATCGGACGAATGGCGAGGAGTAATGGGTGACATCACAG GCGGTCAGGACGATCCAATGTTTAATTACGAGAAGGAAAACAACGTATTGAACTATGCCAATCAACCG AATACAGATTTTGGAACATCCGGGTATCCATTCAATACGGCGTTTCCGTTCTTGAAGCCTGGATCCACGGGAGATTCGTTTGCAGACGACAATGGTTCGGACTCTGATGACACCCATCCGCCACATGCAGACGACACACCAACAAGCACAGCAGAAGACAAAACTGATGAG GACGATTCTGCCGAGCTACATGAACACCCGCTACCACTTGGGCCAGTACGTCCCTACCAAGATGAGGACATTGTGAAGATGTAA